From the Candidatus Bathyarchaeota archaeon A05DMB-5 genome, one window contains:
- a CDS encoding tRNA (cytidine(56)-2'-O)-methyltransferase (catalyzes the S-adenosyl-methionine-dependent 2'-O-ribose methylation of C56 in tRNA transcripts): protein MPEVVVLRWGHRPRRDARLTTHVVLTARALGATGMILSDIEDENIKKTLEKVTRNWGGPFFFEMGIPWKKAVKNWKAKDGIVVHLTTYGENIQTSDVLQRIKSSGKNILVIVGSQKVPAEFFRETVSDFNVAVGNQPHSECASLAVFLDRLFEGKELEKSFNDAKVRIIPQKRGKKIVNF from the coding sequence ATGCCAGAAGTGGTAGTTTTAAGGTGGGGGCACAGACCACGCAGAGACGCAAGACTCACAACTCATGTTGTGTTAACAGCCCGCGCGCTAGGAGCAACTGGCATGATATTGTCAGACATAGAAGATGAAAATATTAAGAAAACTCTAGAAAAAGTAACAAGAAACTGGGGAGGACCATTCTTTTTTGAAATGGGGATACCATGGAAAAAGGCTGTAAAAAATTGGAAGGCAAAAGACGGAATAGTTGTTCACTTAACAACCTACGGAGAAAACATTCAAACAAGCGACGTGTTGCAGAGAATCAAGTCTTCTGGAAAAAACATTTTAGTTATTGTTGGAAGCCAGAAAGTTCCAGCAGAATTCTTTCGAGAAACAGTGTCAGATTTTAATGTAGCTGTTGGGAATCAACCGCATTCAGAATGTGCAAGTCTCGCGGTGTTTCTTGACCGCTTATTTGAAGGAAAAGAGTTGGAGAAAAGCTTCAATGACGCAAAAGTTAGGATAATCCCTCAGAAAAGAGGCAAGAAAATTGTGAATTTCTGA
- the hflX gene encoding GTPase HflX: protein MIVQRRRNFEPSSLEELKNLAESAGYTIVGKMEQIREGDSRYQIGAGKVKELAELVKETGAQKVIFDNPLKPVQSYNLAKATGVEAIDRFQLILEIFTRRATTTEAQLQIQLAKLGYELAHAKERVRLAKKGEQPGFMGLGAYEVDVYYEAVKKQVHTVRKKLKKIREKRVLHRERRAELGFSSISLAGYTNAGKSSLFNALTEEEVPVDTTLFTTLSTTTRLVEISKKKFLLTDTVGFIDRLPLTLIEAFHSTLEETIYADLILLVIDASEPIYTIHKKLTVCLETIERIGASGIPIITALNKIDLISKEETYQKLENLEETAPNPVPISALHKSNIDLLKNEILKMLKNYVQASIIIPTTNETMPFISWLFKSTDVKTIKYTENSANIVFEAVPWFAEKVKKHVEEFNGKFEKI from the coding sequence ATCATAGTTCAACGCCGAAGAAATTTTGAACCATCAAGCTTAGAAGAACTCAAAAATCTAGCCGAATCAGCAGGATACACAATTGTCGGGAAGATGGAACAAATTCGAGAAGGCGACTCACGCTATCAAATAGGCGCTGGAAAAGTCAAAGAACTAGCGGAACTCGTGAAAGAAACCGGCGCTCAAAAGGTAATTTTTGACAATCCACTCAAACCAGTCCAATCTTATAATTTAGCAAAAGCTACTGGTGTAGAGGCAATCGACCGTTTTCAGCTAATTCTAGAAATCTTCACACGAAGAGCCACGACCACCGAAGCACAACTACAAATCCAATTAGCAAAACTTGGGTATGAACTAGCTCATGCAAAAGAAAGAGTAAGACTAGCAAAAAAAGGAGAACAACCCGGATTCATGGGACTCGGCGCTTACGAAGTGGATGTTTACTACGAGGCTGTAAAGAAACAAGTCCATACCGTACGTAAGAAGTTAAAGAAAATTCGGGAAAAACGCGTTTTGCACAGAGAAAGAAGGGCGGAGTTAGGCTTTTCATCGATTTCTTTGGCAGGATATACAAACGCTGGAAAAAGCTCACTGTTTAACGCATTAACAGAAGAAGAAGTACCGGTAGACACAACTCTATTCACAACTCTTTCCACAACAACCAGACTTGTGGAAATCTCAAAAAAGAAATTTCTATTAACCGACACTGTAGGCTTCATAGACCGCTTACCACTGACGCTCATAGAAGCTTTCCACTCAACACTCGAAGAAACCATATACGCAGACCTCATACTTCTAGTCATAGACGCAAGCGAACCAATATACACAATACACAAAAAACTCACAGTTTGCTTGGAAACAATAGAACGCATAGGTGCATCAGGCATCCCAATAATAACAGCACTAAACAAAATCGACCTAATATCCAAAGAAGAAACTTACCAGAAACTTGAAAACCTAGAAGAAACCGCTCCAAACCCCGTGCCAATATCAGCCCTTCATAAAAGCAACATTGACCTACTAAAAAACGAAATCCTAAAAATGTTGAAAAACTATGTCCAAGCCTCCATTATCATTCCAACAACAAATGAAACAATGCCATTCATATCATGGCTATTCAAAAGCACAGACGTAAAAACAATAAAATACACAGAAAACTCCGCCAACATCGTTTTTGAAGCAGTTCCATGGTTTGCAGAGAAAGTTAAAAAACATGTAGAAGAATTCAATGGAAAATTCGAGAAAATCTAA
- a CDS encoding TIGR00270 family protein has protein sequence MRCEVCGRKIFGKPLRVIIEGAKLTVCNECSKHGTTIWEETKPKVATPKPKATLQPLKTQSKKTTEAPVDAGLELIENFDSKIRQAREKLGLSHEELGKKINEKISVLKKIETGKIKPDNVLTTKLERALKVRLLVPASEEKTPQTNITKTSTRELTLGDLIQLNKKDTEREEDKTERKQS, from the coding sequence TTGCGGTGCGAAGTCTGCGGACGCAAAATCTTCGGCAAACCTTTAAGAGTCATAATTGAAGGAGCCAAGTTAACAGTATGCAACGAATGCTCCAAACATGGAACAACCATTTGGGAAGAAACAAAACCAAAAGTTGCGACACCAAAACCCAAAGCAACGCTTCAACCGCTGAAAACTCAAAGTAAAAAAACCACAGAAGCACCAGTAGACGCAGGTTTAGAACTCATAGAAAATTTTGATTCTAAAATAAGACAGGCAAGAGAAAAACTTGGACTTTCCCACGAAGAACTAGGCAAAAAAATAAACGAAAAAATCTCAGTGTTAAAAAAAATTGAAACTGGAAAAATCAAACCAGACAATGTGCTTACAACAAAACTTGAGCGCGCTCTCAAAGTCAGATTATTAGTTCCAGCATCAGAAGAAAAGACTCCGCAAACAAACATTACGAAAACATCAACCCGTGAATTAACATTAGGTGACTTAATCCAACTGAACAAAAAAGACACGGAGAGAGAGGAGGATAAAACCGAACGAAAGCAATCATAG
- a CDS encoding pseudouridine synthase: MVLTRLEEALKRIRSVADYQFGKGLGAVLFPNDVEIVYSQRTGRIRYVYLSGHRLATLRPTDGLFSLSIAGAKRIAESGCSVKCFVVVQNEVSEVIADGGDVFAVHVVKADCGIRPKDEVIVVDENGKVLAVGKAILSGEEMKIFKRGVAVKVRHGCSE; encoded by the coding sequence ATGGTGTTGACGCGTTTGGAAGAAGCTCTTAAACGAATTAGAAGTGTTGCAGACTACCAGTTTGGAAAGGGCCTAGGCGCAGTGCTTTTTCCAAACGATGTAGAAATAGTTTATTCACAGCGAACTGGCAGAATTCGCTATGTCTATTTGAGTGGTCATAGACTTGCAACGCTTCGCCCAACTGATGGCTTGTTCTCCTTAAGTATTGCTGGTGCAAAGCGAATCGCCGAGAGTGGTTGCTCTGTAAAATGTTTTGTCGTTGTTCAAAATGAGGTTTCAGAGGTTATCGCTGATGGTGGCGACGTGTTCGCAGTGCATGTCGTGAAGGCTGATTGTGGCATTCGCCCAAAAGACGAGGTCATCGTTGTCGATGAAAATGGTAAGGTTTTGGCTGTTGGAAAGGCTATTTTGTCAGGCGAGGAAATGAAAATTTTCAAAAGGGGCGTTGCAGTTAAAGTTAGACATGGCTGTTCTGAATAG
- a CDS encoding nascent polypeptide-associated complex protein, with translation MHRRVSPREAKRMMQRMGMSMDAIEEVKEVVIKTSNKEIVIEEPEVAVLAVQGQKIYQVTGGKITEKTVERKLTIPEEDIRLVADQTGKSLEEARKALEESGGDLAKAILLLQS, from the coding sequence GTGCATAGACGCGTTAGCCCTCGTGAAGCAAAACGCATGATGCAGCGCATGGGCATGAGCATGGACGCAATTGAAGAAGTTAAAGAAGTTGTCATCAAAACATCAAACAAAGAAATAGTTATTGAAGAACCCGAAGTGGCTGTTTTAGCTGTTCAAGGACAAAAAATCTATCAAGTGACTGGTGGAAAAATCACTGAAAAAACAGTTGAGCGCAAATTAACCATACCCGAGGAAGACATAAGACTCGTGGCTGACCAGACAGGTAAAAGCTTAGAAGAAGCCAGAAAAGCATTGGAAGAAAGCGGAGGAGATTTAGCTAAGGCTATCCTTCTGCTTCAATCCTAG
- a CDS encoding carbohydrate kinase family protein, protein MFDIVSVGHFSIDSIFLPDRHAPFIVLGGSVAYVSFAARRLDARVAVVSKVGDDFPVAYLWWLRQEGVDLSTVVKVENARTTRFELKYDNGLLNRTLRLNSKAPAITTDDVPDSLKAKVIHLAPIAGEITYEVAEKLKRHAEALSIDPQGLIRTFDENGNVSPKTSTDKHILELITIYKSSQAEIEALTNQQDLNSAIKAIHDYGVETVIVTLGVNGAVLSVENGICNIPACKTEKVVDPTGAGDAFIGGFLAEYVNGENLLRCACVGAAVASLVVEAPGPTFFGDKEQIYQRARMLYEKEIKG, encoded by the coding sequence GTGTTTGACATAGTCTCTGTTGGACATTTCAGCATTGACTCCATTTTCTTGCCAGATAGACATGCGCCCTTTATTGTTTTGGGCGGTTCTGTGGCTTACGTTTCTTTTGCGGCTAGGCGTTTAGATGCTAGAGTTGCTGTTGTTTCCAAAGTCGGTGATGATTTTCCGGTTGCTTACTTATGGTGGCTTCGGCAAGAAGGTGTTGACTTATCTACTGTGGTTAAGGTTGAAAATGCGAGGACCACGCGTTTTGAACTTAAATACGATAATGGTCTGTTGAATCGTACACTGCGGCTAAACAGCAAAGCGCCAGCTATAACCACAGATGATGTGCCGGATTCTCTGAAAGCCAAAGTCATCCATCTTGCGCCCATAGCTGGCGAAATAACATATGAAGTAGCTGAAAAACTGAAGCGTCACGCTGAAGCTTTATCAATCGACCCGCAAGGACTGATACGCACTTTTGACGAAAACGGAAACGTCTCTCCCAAAACATCGACTGACAAGCACATTCTAGAACTCATAACTATTTACAAGTCTTCACAAGCCGAAATCGAAGCACTCACAAACCAACAAGACCTTAATTCAGCCATAAAAGCAATTCATGATTATGGCGTTGAAACAGTAATAGTTACTTTAGGCGTGAACGGCGCAGTGTTATCAGTTGAAAATGGCATCTGCAACATTCCAGCATGCAAAACAGAAAAAGTTGTAGACCCAACAGGCGCAGGAGATGCCTTCATTGGTGGTTTCCTAGCAGAATATGTAAACGGCGAAAACCTTCTGAGATGTGCATGTGTAGGCGCTGCAGTAGCATCTTTAGTTGTTGAGGCTCCGGGTCCAACTTTCTTTGGTGACAAAGAACAAATTTATCAGAGAGCGCGTATGCTTTATGAAAAAGAAATTAAAGGATGA
- a CDS encoding threonine--tRNA ligase — MRILQLHSNFIEYKPVQKEIAMAEEAEKKIVRLEELVVLFTAVEESDNTVVAKKAVDEVYAFLEKLKVNRIIIYPYAHLSSNLAKPTEALKIVKAMESYAKEKGIETYRAPFGWNKQFTISIKGHPLAEQSRVILPTKVKEEKEEKISEAVKAEEKLESFWYILEPNGKMTPVKEFNFKKHENLEKFANYEISKVRASQQMPPHVPLMKRLEIADYELGSDPGNIRWYPKGRLIKSLLEQFVTAKMMEYGAMEVETPVMYDFQHPSLADYINRFPARQYLLKSEDKELFLRFAACFGQFLMVHDTQFSYRHMPLKVYELTRYSFRREKSGEVVGLRRLRAFTMPDCHAFCTNLEQVKKEFVTRFKLCIQILEEIGLPKENYETAIRFTEEFYNKNKTFINSLAKIFDKPVLVEMWKERFFYFTLKWDFNFVDNQNKAAALSTDQIDVENAKRYNITYVDEKGEKQHPLILHCSPSGAIERDVYALLENAYKTQQNGKPPMFPLWLSPTQVRIIPMSDKFLKNVEDMAKKIEKHCIRVDIDDRALTLQKRIREAEMEWIPYIIVVGQRELESGVLPVRERKSGKILQMKLEELTKEIGKLTENKPFKPLPLPRYLSKRPQFYG, encoded by the coding sequence ATGAGAATATTGCAATTACACTCAAACTTTATCGAATACAAACCAGTCCAAAAAGAAATAGCCATGGCAGAAGAAGCCGAAAAAAAGATTGTTCGCCTTGAAGAATTAGTCGTGCTTTTCACCGCTGTTGAAGAAAGCGACAACACAGTAGTAGCCAAAAAAGCCGTCGACGAAGTTTACGCTTTTCTCGAAAAACTGAAAGTAAACCGCATAATAATCTACCCCTACGCACACTTAAGCAGCAACCTAGCAAAGCCCACAGAAGCCCTGAAAATCGTGAAAGCTATGGAATCCTATGCAAAAGAAAAAGGCATAGAAACATACCGCGCGCCATTCGGCTGGAACAAACAATTCACAATCTCAATAAAAGGGCATCCGTTAGCTGAGCAATCACGCGTAATATTGCCCACAAAGGTAAAAGAGGAAAAAGAAGAAAAAATTTCTGAAGCAGTAAAAGCCGAAGAAAAACTGGAATCCTTCTGGTACATTCTCGAACCAAACGGAAAAATGACCCCAGTAAAAGAATTTAACTTCAAAAAACACGAAAACCTAGAGAAATTTGCAAACTATGAAATTTCCAAAGTGCGCGCCAGTCAGCAAATGCCCCCGCATGTGCCCTTAATGAAAAGACTAGAAATAGCCGACTACGAACTCGGAAGCGACCCAGGAAACATCCGCTGGTATCCAAAAGGACGATTAATCAAATCCTTGCTAGAGCAGTTTGTCACCGCCAAAATGATGGAATACGGCGCAATGGAAGTTGAAACCCCAGTCATGTATGATTTTCAACATCCCAGCCTAGCAGACTACATAAACCGTTTCCCAGCAAGACAATACCTGTTAAAATCAGAAGACAAAGAGCTCTTTCTAAGATTTGCAGCATGCTTTGGGCAGTTCCTCATGGTTCATGACACACAGTTTTCTTACAGACACATGCCGCTGAAAGTTTACGAATTAACACGCTACAGTTTCAGACGAGAAAAAAGCGGCGAAGTTGTTGGTCTAAGGCGACTCAGAGCCTTCACAATGCCCGATTGCCATGCCTTCTGCACAAATCTGGAACAAGTCAAAAAAGAATTCGTGACGAGATTCAAGTTATGCATACAAATCTTGGAAGAAATAGGTTTACCGAAAGAAAATTATGAAACAGCAATACGCTTCACAGAAGAATTCTACAATAAAAACAAAACATTCATCAACTCTCTCGCGAAAATCTTTGACAAACCAGTACTGGTTGAAATGTGGAAAGAACGATTCTTCTATTTCACCCTAAAATGGGACTTCAACTTCGTAGACAATCAAAACAAAGCAGCAGCACTCTCAACCGACCAGATAGATGTTGAAAACGCTAAAAGATACAACATAACCTACGTAGACGAGAAAGGCGAAAAACAACATCCACTGATTCTGCATTGTTCTCCGAGCGGCGCAATAGAAAGAGACGTTTATGCATTGTTAGAAAACGCTTACAAAACACAGCAAAATGGCAAACCTCCAATGTTTCCATTATGGTTGTCGCCAACACAAGTGCGCATAATACCCATGTCAGACAAATTCCTAAAAAACGTTGAAGACATGGCTAAAAAAATAGAGAAGCATTGCATCCGTGTGGACATCGACGACCGCGCATTAACTTTACAAAAGCGAATTCGCGAAGCTGAAATGGAGTGGATTCCTTACATAATTGTTGTGGGACAAAGAGAACTCGAGTCTGGTGTACTTCCCGTGAGAGAGAGAAAATCAGGCAAAATACTCCAAATGAAACTAGAAGAACTCACGAAAGAAATTGGAAAGTTAACAGAAAACAAGCCCTTTAAACCACTTCCACTCCCAAGATACCTCTCCAAAAGACCACAATTCTACGGTTAA
- the ilvE gene encoding branched-chain-amino-acid transaminase, whose product MEKELLVYIDGKYFPKSQAKISVYDHGLLYGDGVFEGIRAYNGVVFRLKEHIDRLYRSAHTIMLQIPVTKEEMIKIVLETLRKNNLKDSYIRLVVTRGLGDLGLNPKKCPKPTIIVIADTIALHKGEAKEKGVTAMLSWVKRDPVDATTHEIKSLNYLNSILAKIEANISGVDEAICLDKNGFICEGVAENIFIVKKGKIFTPPSYTGALPGITAEAVMQLARKLGYEVIEKNITPYELFNAEEVFFTGTAAEIVPVREINKRTINNGVPGPITKKLMEAFAKMVQDPKEGIPIY is encoded by the coding sequence TTGGAAAAAGAATTACTCGTTTATATAGACGGGAAATACTTTCCAAAATCACAAGCTAAAATTTCCGTTTACGACCATGGGCTTCTATACGGCGACGGCGTCTTCGAGGGAATCCGCGCCTACAACGGCGTAGTTTTCAGGTTAAAAGAGCACATTGACAGGCTCTACCGTTCAGCCCACACTATAATGCTACAGATTCCCGTAACGAAGGAAGAAATGATAAAAATAGTTCTGGAAACTCTGCGGAAAAACAACCTAAAAGATTCCTACATTCGACTCGTAGTCACAAGAGGACTAGGAGATTTAGGACTCAACCCGAAAAAATGTCCCAAACCAACAATAATAGTGATAGCTGACACGATTGCATTGCACAAGGGCGAAGCCAAAGAAAAAGGTGTCACAGCAATGCTTTCTTGGGTTAAAAGAGACCCCGTGGACGCAACAACACATGAGATAAAATCACTAAACTATCTTAACAGTATACTTGCAAAAATTGAAGCAAACATAAGTGGCGTCGACGAAGCCATATGCCTCGACAAAAATGGCTTCATATGTGAGGGCGTCGCAGAAAACATTTTCATAGTAAAAAAAGGGAAAATATTCACACCGCCAAGCTATACTGGCGCCTTGCCTGGAATAACTGCTGAAGCAGTGATGCAGCTTGCCAGAAAACTAGGTTATGAAGTCATAGAGAAGAATATAACACCCTACGAACTGTTTAACGCGGAAGAAGTATTCTTCACAGGAACCGCCGCAGAAATTGTGCCAGTTCGCGAGATAAACAAGAGAACAATAAACAATGGGGTACCCGGACCAATAACAAAAAAATTGATGGAAGCATTTGCTAAAATGGTTCAAGATCCGAAAGAAGGAATTCCCATCTACTAG
- a CDS encoding aminotransferase class I/II-fold pyridoxal phosphate-dependent enzyme, producing the protein MNSLTNVKVTERVRTIEYAIRDVIAYAKQIAKTGKKIFYLNIGDPVAFDFNTPKHIKQALMKAVEEGANAYSASEGIPELREAISQKEKRVNSIDISAEDIIVTQGISEGIQMVMAALIDAGDEILLPGPTYPPYISYAKFFGGKPVTYETVEEEQWQPNMDDLKKKISKKTRAIAIINPNNPCGTLYDEKIVKQILDLAGEHDLPVLSDEIYDQIIYEKKFVSTAHLAKDVPVIGLNGFSKAHLMTGWRLGYLYFYDQKDELQELKQCIEKEARIRLCANTPVQKAGVVALNGPQDHVKELVQKLKQRRDYAWKRLNRIKGLSCAKPEGAFYVFPKIHAVGQKWKTDKEFALELLKETGVLFVHGSGFDPVYGAGHVRGVFLPPIETLEEAFNEIERFIERNS; encoded by the coding sequence ATGAATAGTTTGACTAACGTGAAGGTTACTGAAAGAGTACGCACCATAGAATACGCCATCCGCGACGTCATCGCCTATGCAAAGCAAATCGCAAAAACTGGCAAGAAAATTTTCTATCTAAACATAGGAGACCCGGTAGCATTCGACTTTAATACGCCAAAACATATTAAACAAGCATTGATGAAGGCTGTAGAAGAAGGCGCAAACGCTTACTCAGCATCTGAAGGCATACCAGAGCTCCGAGAAGCAATAAGTCAAAAAGAAAAACGAGTTAATAGCATTGACATTTCCGCAGAAGACATTATTGTAACCCAAGGAATTTCTGAAGGCATACAAATGGTCATGGCTGCACTCATTGACGCTGGAGACGAAATTCTTCTTCCCGGACCAACATATCCACCTTACATTTCATACGCTAAATTTTTTGGTGGAAAACCAGTTACATACGAAACTGTAGAAGAAGAACAATGGCAACCAAATATGGATGACTTAAAAAAGAAAATTTCAAAGAAAACCCGCGCAATCGCAATAATTAATCCCAACAACCCATGCGGCACACTTTATGATGAAAAAATTGTAAAACAAATATTGGACTTAGCTGGAGAACACGACTTGCCTGTTTTGTCAGATGAAATTTACGACCAAATAATTTATGAGAAAAAATTTGTCAGCACGGCTCACTTAGCTAAAGATGTTCCGGTAATTGGGCTTAATGGTTTCTCTAAAGCACATTTAATGACGGGCTGGAGACTGGGCTACTTATATTTTTATGATCAAAAAGATGAACTCCAAGAGCTAAAGCAGTGTATAGAGAAAGAGGCGAGAATAAGACTTTGCGCAAACACGCCAGTTCAGAAAGCTGGTGTGGTAGCCTTGAATGGACCGCAAGATCACGTGAAAGAACTTGTTCAGAAACTTAAGCAGAGAAGAGATTATGCGTGGAAACGACTCAACAGAATTAAGGGCTTAAGTTGTGCTAAGCCTGAAGGGGCGTTTTACGTATTTCCAAAAATCCATGCAGTAGGACAAAAATGGAAAACCGACAAAGAATTTGCATTGGAACTGTTGAAGGAAACAGGCGTGCTTTTTGTGCATGGGTCTGGATTTGACCCAGTCTATGGTGCGGGACATGTGAGAGGAGTTTTTCTGCCGCCGATTGAGACATTAGAAGAAGCCTTCAATGAAATAGAGAGGTTCATAGAAAGAAATAGTTAA
- a CDS encoding FAD-binding oxidoreductase, protein MTKCDVLVVGAGILGLSTAYHIKSKNPKLNVLVVDKLGAAGQGSTAKSAAAFRCLFYSRTNFDLADSSVEFYKHAQNDLGYDLKLRWAGYLWLFDDHGYQKMLPVLKDLANRGFEYKEYDGNDLAKKLNMNTNFTEDEEAQMMGLGNVYKGIFIPKAGFIDVDSLVKFYEYEFLKLGGKIQYGTEVAELVVEPRQPLGMPGEPYFWQDAIVTGAKTNKGFIRAEKTIVATGAWASQLLDPLGIDCFVKAKKRQVFSVKANTEALRKLLFTKEFTNVGCLPFTIFPKPSAYIRPNPEEEAFWLAYADEFPRAFKIEDNPEPEDNYYQYGLYQVTVKYFPQFSDCQPFSAFAGLYEINTIDGQPLVFEENGIMVVGGASGSGIMKADAIGRIAAALYSGEEYALLYGDRKFKVSDLGLKHRNVEPEKLVI, encoded by the coding sequence ATGACAAAGTGCGATGTGCTCGTGGTGGGTGCGGGAATTTTAGGCTTATCCACTGCTTACCACATAAAAAGCAAGAATCCTAAACTGAACGTTTTAGTTGTCGACAAATTAGGTGCTGCGGGTCAAGGTAGCACTGCAAAAAGTGCGGCGGCTTTCCGTTGCCTTTTTTATTCTCGCACAAACTTTGACTTAGCTGATTCCTCCGTTGAATTTTACAAACATGCACAAAATGATTTAGGCTATGATTTGAAACTGCGTTGGGCAGGATATCTCTGGCTTTTTGACGACCATGGGTATCAGAAAATGCTTCCTGTTCTGAAGGATTTAGCCAATCGAGGGTTTGAATACAAAGAATATGATGGAAATGATTTAGCTAAAAAATTAAACATGAATACCAACTTTACTGAGGACGAAGAAGCACAAATGATGGGGTTAGGAAATGTTTACAAAGGAATATTTATTCCTAAAGCTGGCTTCATAGATGTTGATTCTTTAGTGAAATTTTACGAATATGAGTTTCTGAAACTTGGAGGGAAGATTCAATACGGCACCGAGGTTGCCGAACTTGTTGTGGAACCACGCCAACCCTTAGGCATGCCTGGTGAGCCTTATTTCTGGCAAGATGCGATAGTTACAGGGGCAAAAACCAATAAGGGTTTCATACGCGCTGAAAAAACAATAGTTGCGACTGGAGCTTGGGCTTCTCAACTTCTAGACCCGCTCGGAATTGATTGTTTTGTTAAAGCAAAGAAAAGACAAGTTTTTTCTGTTAAGGCGAATACTGAGGCTCTTAGAAAACTGCTTTTCACAAAGGAATTTACAAATGTTGGATGTTTGCCTTTCACAATTTTTCCAAAGCCTTCCGCTTACATTCGACCTAATCCTGAAGAGGAAGCCTTTTGGCTGGCATATGCCGATGAATTTCCAAGGGCTTTCAAAATTGAGGATAACCCTGAACCAGAAGATAACTACTATCAGTATGGGTTATATCAAGTTACAGTCAAATATTTTCCTCAATTTTCTGATTGTCAACCTTTTTCGGCTTTTGCTGGTTTATATGAGATAAACACTATTGATGGACAGCCTCTAGTTTTTGAAGAGAATGGCATTATGGTTGTAGGTGGTGCAAGTGGAAGTGGAATAATGAAAGCTGATGCTATAGGCAGAATTGCCGCTGCATTATATAGTGGTGAAGAATACGCGTTGCTTTATGGTGACAGAAAATTCAAAGTCAGCGATCTAGGCCTAAAACACAGAAATGTAGAACCCGAAAAACTGGTTATTTAG